In the Malania oleifera isolate guangnan ecotype guangnan chromosome 1, ASM2987363v1, whole genome shotgun sequence genome, one interval contains:
- the LOC131166716 gene encoding KH domain-containing protein At4g18375 has protein sequence MAGQRNNYGKRSHSQSDYGEKGGNKRRNPGEERDQFIIDAEDTVYRFLCPGRKIGSIIGRGGEIVKQLRVDTKSKIRIGETVSGCDERVVTIYSSSDETNPFEDSDNFVSPAQDALFRVHNRVVADESHGDDESEETPQVTARLLVPSDQIGCIIGKGGQIVQNIRSESGAQIRILKDEHLPPCALSTDELVQISGEPSVVKKALYQIASRLHDNPSRSQHMLTSAVPNAYPSVGPLVGPAAGAPIMGLAPLVGTYGGYKGDGGDWSRSFYSAPRDEGTAKEFALRLVCPTGNIGGVIGKNGVIINQIRQESGAIIKVDSSAAEGDECLISISAKEVFEDTFSPVIEAAVRLQPRCSEKIERDSGIISFTTRLLVPTSRIGCLIGKGGAIITEMRKLTKANIRILPKENLPKIAAEDDELVQISGDLDVAKDALVQITTRLRANLFDREGPAFLPVLPYLPMSTDVSDGLKYDGRDGKRHGRGHSYSDGYGSSGDLPAADGYGAYGGPQIGGGGSGYGVYSSYSSGRTGSSGFSVQNSASRRKSYGY, from the exons ATGGCTGGCCAGAGGAATAACTATGGAAAGCGATCCCATTCTCAGTCTGACTATGGTGAAAAGGGAGGGAATAAAAGGAGAAATCCTGGTGAGGAAAGAGATCAATTTATTATTGATGCAGAAGACACTGTATACCGGTTCTTGTGTCCTGGAAGAAAGATTGGAAGTATAATTGGTAGAGGAGGGGAGATTGTTAAGCAACTAAGGGTAGATACTAAATCAAAGATTAGGATTGGTGAGACAGTGTCAGGATGTGACGAGCGTGTCGTCACTATCTACAGCTCTAGCGATGAGACTAACCCTTTTGAAGATAGTGATAATTTTGTATCTCCAGCACAGGATGCACTCTTCAGGGTGCATAACAGAGTTGTCGCTGATGAGTCGCATGGTGATGATGAATCTGAAGAAACTCCTCAAGTTACTGCCCGCCTTCTTGTACCTTCTGATCAGATTGGTTGTATTATTGGAAAAGGTGGTCAAATAGTTCAAAACATAAGGAGTGAGAGTGGTGCCCAGATTCGCATTCTAAAGGATGAACATTTGCCTCCTTGCGCTTTGAGCACAGATGAGCTTGTGCAG ATATCTGGGGAGCCCTCGGTGGTGAAGAAGGCTCTCTATCAAATTGCATCACGTCTTCATGATAATCCATCTCGATCCCAGCATATGCTGACTTCTGCTGTGCCTAATGCGTATCCTTCTGTTGGTCCTCTTGTGGGTCCAGCTGCTGGTGCCCCTATCATGGGTTTAGCTCCTCTGGTGGGTACATATGGAGGATACAAAGGTGATGGCGGAGATTGGTCACGCTCCTTTTATTCAGCTCCAAGGGATGAAGGAACTGCAAAAGAATTTGCTCTTCGTTTAGTTTGTCCAACTGGGAATATTGGAGGTGTAATTGGCAAGAATGGTGTCATAATCAATCAAATCAGACAGGAATCGGGGGCAATTATCAAAGTTGACAGTTCAGCTGCTGAAGGAGATGAATGCTTAATATCCATTTCTGCAAAGGAG GTCTTTGAAGATACATTCTCTCCAGTTATTGAAGCAGCAGTGCGCCTACAACCTAGGTGCAGTGAGAAAATTGAAAGAGATTCTGGTATAATTTCGTTCACAACTCGTCTGCTTGTGCCAACATCACGTATTGGCTGCCTTATTGGTAAGGGAGGTGCTATCATAACTGAGATGAGGAAACTCACCAAGGCCAACATACGTATACTTCCAAAGGAAAACCTTCCCAAGATTGCAGCTGAAGATGATGAATTGGTGCAG ATATCTGGAGACCTTGATGTTGCCAAGGATGCCCTTGTTCAAATAACAACACGGCTTAGAGCAAATCTTTTTGATAGGGAGGGACCTGCATTTTTACCTGTCCTTCCATACCTTCCCATGTCAACCGATGTTTCAGATGGTTTAAAATATGATGGTAGAGATGGTAAAAGGCATGGACGTGGACACTCTTATTCTGATGGATATGGTAGCTCAGGGGATCTGCCTGCGGCTGATGGATATGGAGCTTATGGTGGTCCGCAG ATTGGTGGAGGTGGTAGTGGATATGGAGTTTACAGTAGCTATTCCTCTGGTCGTACAGGCAGTTCTGG GTTCTCTGTGCAAAATTCTGCTTCTCGACGGAAAAGCTATGGTTACTAG